One Anolis carolinensis isolate JA03-04 chromosome 5, rAnoCar3.1.pri, whole genome shotgun sequence DNA segment encodes these proteins:
- the LOC100560148 gene encoding endosome-associated-trafficking regulator 1, giving the protein MPRPLLTGCSHSRGLKEKEEEEEIQPCYHHHHHHLSPPPADKSHISCGDNPVKYPNNPPAFPLKGPKNKNRGAVRQHEAKNRSNRRKMARQSLGLEDVSLSPEPLGLSLEFQEPLYKQETVADHLLDVEDEDNWRERYDKVHMSRFANVIPCDPYNYNSGGLSGMEAFSSWPFTDNEPCIGCPSHTKMAACEEPIEEVEYVSPQLSYQELKEENSMLRRKIKRIQNYSESQTHMVRNLERTLQATMNKEEKEAQDLEALVQHAEQSLQCMTQRALKAESDMEKMKQEMALLQAELTCYKVENESLRAGQSTNMGAVKQHVDVALQNLLRVTNHAHATINQLVFGAETLSLVADLLKSVGRMSELENEDGEKKLT; this is encoded by the coding sequence ATGCCACGGCCACTTCTCACAGGCTGCTCACATTCCCGAGGcctgaaagagaaggaagaagaagaagaaatccagccctgctaccaccaccaccatcaccacttaTCAcctcctccagcagacaagagccACATCAGCTGTGGAGACAACCCAGTGAAATACCCAAACAATCCACCTGCATTTCCTTTGAAAGGGCCCAAAAATAAGAACCGTGGTGCAGTGAGACAACACGAAGCTAAAAACAGAAGTAACAGGAGAAAAATGGCCAGGCAGAGTCTTGGTCTTGAAGATGTTTCTCTGTCTCCAGAACCACTGGGCTTGAGCTTAGAGTTTCAAGAGCCTTTGTACAAGCAGGAGACTGTTGCTGATCATTTGTTAGATGTTGAGGATGAGGATAATTGGAGAGAAAGGTACGACAAAGTCCATATGTCCAGATTCGCCAACGTGATCCCATGTGACCCATATAATTACAACTCTGGTGGCCTTTCAGGGATGGAGGCTTTCTCTTCATGGCCATTCACTGATAATGAACCATGTATTGGGTGTCCTTCTCATACCAAGATGGCTGCCTGTGAAGAACCTATAGAGGAAGTAGAGTATGTGTCTCCACAGCTGAGCTACCAAGAGCTGAAGGAGGAAAATTCCATGTTAAGGAGAAAGATCAAGAGGATCCAGAACTACTCCGAGAGCCAGACCCACATGGTGAGAAATCTTGAGAGGACGCTCCAAGCTACTATGAATAAAGAGGAGAAAGAGGCTCAGGATTTGGAAGCATTGGTACAACACGCAGAACAAAGCCTCCAATGCATGACCCAAAGAGCTCTGAAGGCAGAAAGTGACATGGAGAAGATGAAGCAAGAGATGGCACTACTCCAGGCTGAGCTGACTTGCTACAAAGTGGAGAATGAAAGCCTGAGAGCTGGCCAGTCTACCAACATGGGAGCAGTAAAACAGCATGTTGATGTTGCTTTGCAGAACCTCCTCCGGGTCACCAACCATGCCCATGCCACCATCAACCAGCTGGTTTTTGGAGCTGAAACGCTGAGCCTCGTTGCTGATCTCCTCAAATCTGTAGGCAGAATGTCAGAACTAGAGAATGAAGATGGAGAAAAGAAACTAACTTAA